One genomic window of Elaeis guineensis isolate ETL-2024a chromosome 2, EG11, whole genome shotgun sequence includes the following:
- the LOC105060176 gene encoding protein PHLOEM PROTEIN 2-LIKE A10 translates to MGLLEFSRSRRRWFLLAATAGISGYGAYKLYHLPSVARKRRKLARLVGTLVAVADAASSSAETVALVSSDLNRFLRSDTDEIPTSLKQISKIARSDEFSCSLSRVSEALTVGISRGFRSSAVPSESVSSSSFSDRFLDKLFSTAGSGFASVVTGSFARSLVMAFSSRGTDGGEVGRTQSDLPVVPRWVHVICSDKCRDMIGDCIQLFVSTAVAVYLDKTIDINPYDEIFSGLTNPKHDAKVKDMLTSVCNGAVETLVKTSHQVLTSYNSGSSIDRVQDFEREEENQRKISFDHQSKDGGGWVQQVSSTLAVPSNRRFVLDVTGRVTFETVRSFLDFVLWRLYGSARRGVNAISEEVIARGLEVLRFISAKSMVIVTICLTLCMHVLTGTMVLMPASVGHGILQPL, encoded by the coding sequence ATGGGCCTCCTCGAGTTCTCTCGCTCCCGCCGGCGGTGGTTCCTCCTCGCCGCGACCGCCGGCATCTCCGGATACGGCGCCTACAAGCTGTACCATCTCCCCTCCGTGGCCCGAAAGCGCAGGAAGCTCGCCAGGCTCGTCGGAACGCTGGTCGCCGTTGCCGACGCCGCCTCCTCCTCCGCCGAGACCGTCGCCCTCGTCTCCTCTGATCTCAACCGCTTCCTCCGCTCCGACACCGACGAGATCCCCACCAGCTTGAAGCAAATCTCCAAGATCGCCCGTTCGGATGAGTTCTCCTGTTCGCTCTCTAGGGTTTCCGAAGCGTTGACCGTCGGAATCTCGCGCGGATTCCGATCCAGCGCGGTTCCCTCCGAGTCGGTGTCGAGCTCCAGCTTTTCCGATCGGTTTCTCGACAAGCTCTTCTCCACCGCGGGTTCCGGCTTCGCCTCCGTGGTGACCGGAAGCTTCGCGAGGAGCCTGGTGATGGCCTTCTCCTCGAGGGGAACCGACGGTGGAGAGGTCGGCAGAACGCAGTCGGACTTGCCTGTGGTGCCGCGGTGGGTTCACGTGATTTGCAGCGACAAGTGCCGGGATATGATCGGTGATTGCATCCAGTTATTCGTGAGCACTGCCGTCGCGGTGTACCTCGACAAGACAATcgatatcaatccttatgatgaaatcttttctGGCCTCACCAATCCCAAGCATGACGCCAAGGTCAAGGATATGTTAACTTCTGTTTGTAATGGTGCCGTGGAAACTCTGGTAAAGACTTCGCACCAGGTGCTCACCAGCTATAATTCGGGCTCCTCGATTGACAGAGTACAGGATTTTGAGAGAGAGGAGGAAAACCAGAGGAAAATTTCATTTGATCATCAGAGTAAGGATGGTGGTGGATGGGTTCAGCAGGTTTCGTCCACATTGGCAGTGCCGAGCAACCGGAGGTTTGTTCTTGATGTCACGGGGAGGGTAACATTCGAAACGGTGAGGTCGTTTCTTGATTTTGTGCTCTGGAGGTTGTATGGGAGTGCAAGGAGAGGGGTTAATGCTATCAGTGAGGAGGTGATTGCGAGGGGATTGGAAGTGTTGAGGTTCATCAGTGCCAAGTCCATGGTTATTGTTACGATATGCCTCACCTTGTGCATGCATGTGTTGACCGGGACGATGGTTTTGATGCCGGCTTCAGTTGGTCATGGAATCCTCCAACCTCTGTGA